In one window of Tripterygium wilfordii isolate XIE 37 chromosome 1, ASM1340144v1, whole genome shotgun sequence DNA:
- the LOC119998271 gene encoding clustered mitochondria protein-like isoform X1 — protein sequence MAGKSNKGRNRRGSSGSASNYAEPAVSSDASAKDNVSASEPTSVVANGVAGGEESVNCVPGGEESAIAKPEVEESETTNLTSQPKQGDLNLYPVPVKTQIGEKLELQLNPGDSVMDVRQFLLDAPETCFITCYDLFLHTKDGSTHHLEDYNEVSEVADITTGGCSLEMVAVLYDDRSIRAHVHRTRELLSLSTVHASLSTSLALQYETLLNKSPTSDAVRTEVPELDGLGFMEDVSGSLGKLLSSSSKDINSAESIVFSSFNPPPSYRRLVGDLIYLDVVTLEGNKYCITGSTELFYVNSSTGNVLDPRPSKATHEATTLIGLLQKISPKFKKAFREILEKKGSAHPFENVQSLLPPNSWLGLYPLPGKYHKRDTARAENALNLSYGSELIGMQRDWNEELQACRDFPHTTPQERILRDRALYKVTSDFVDAAIGGAIGVISRCIPPINPTDPECFHMYVQNNIFFSFAVDGDLEQLPKRHASDINSKTESCCSSFKSSEKGSKNLFQGNNEIPNGEKCDKSTGVECVEEVSPQSSAETPVMESEQATYASANNDLKGTKAFQEADVAGIYNLAMAIIDYRGHRVVAQSVLPGILQGDKSDSLLYGSVDNGKKICWNEDFHSKVLEAAKSLHLKEHTVLDGSGSVHKLAAPVESKGIVGSDDRHYLLDLMRVTPRDANYTGPGFRCCILRPELVTAFCQAEAEKISKRTSEAEGASVVASDSSKVAGVDEEVEAEVIGATSDNNGQKVIEEGKSEAVEESTSDHVGSLESCKQISFNPNVFTEFKLADSQEEIAADEENVRRASTHLASVVLPKFIQDLCTLEVSPMDGQTLTDALHAHGINVRYIAKVAEGTKHFPHLWDLCSNEIVVRSAKHFLKDVLRDTEDHDLGPAISHFFNCLFGHCQAGSINCIQPRSQKKDQPGHQSSGKSSRGHTRGKTGAAVRKNLSSYVNVSSESLWSDIKEFAKAKYQFDLPEDAKSRVKKVSVIRNLCQKMGISIAAHKYDLNAPTPFQTSDILNLQPVVKHSIPVCSEAKDLVETGKVQLAEGMLSEAYTLFSEAFSILQQVTGPMHREVANCCRYLAMVLYHAGDMAGAIMQQHKELIINERCLGLDHPDTAHSYGNMALFYHGLNQTELALRHMSRALLLLSLSSGPDHPDIAATFINVAMMYQDISKMDTALRYLQEALKKNERLLGEEHIQTAVCYHALAISFNCMGAFKLSHQHEKKTYDILVKQLGEEDSRTRDSQNWMKTFKMRELQMNAQKQKGQVLNAASAQKAIDILKAHPDLIHAFQAAAGGSASSSASVNKSRNAAIIGDNLPRAKGVDERAARAVAEVRKKAAARGLLIRPHGVPVQALPPLTQLLNIINSGMVPDAVEKEETNVLQKEGTNESNGSADTKNDQSTTGQQDQSPVGLGKGLASLEPKKQKAKPTASS from the exons ATGGCTGGGAAATCTAATAAAGGGAGGAACCGGAGAGGTTCAAGTGGCTCTGCCAGTAATTATGCGGAACCAGCGGTCTCGTCTGATGCTTCTGCAAAGGATAATGTAAGTGCTTCAGAACCCACCAGCGTTGTTGCTAATGGGGTAGCAGGTGGGGAGGAATCAGTTAATTGCGTACCAGGTGGGGAAGAATCAGCTATTGCAAAGCCTGAAGTGGAAGAGTCGGAAACAACAAATTTGACCAGCCAACCAAAGCAAG GTGATCTTAATCTTTATCCTGTTCCTGTTAAAACACAGATCGGGGAGAAACTTGAGCTACAA TTAAACCCAGGAGATTCAGTAATGGATGTGAGACAGTTCCTTCTTGATGCTCCTGAAACATGTTTTATCACATGCTATGATTTATTCCTGCACACTAAGGATGGTTCAACTCATCATCTAGAAGATTACAATGAAGTTTCTGAAGTAGCTGATATCACAACTGGGGGTTGTTCCTTGGAGATGGTAGCAG TACTTTATGATGATAGATCTATCCGGGCTCATGTTCATCGCACAAGAGAATTGCTCTCGCTTTCCACAGTTCATGCCTCACTATCGACATCACTTGCATTGCAGTATGAGACGTTGCTAAATAAAAGTCCAACTTCAG ATGCCGTTAGAACAGAGGTCCCAGAGCTTGATGGCCTGGGCTTCATGGAAGATGTTTCTGGTTCACTTGGTAAATTGCTATCATCTTCTTCAAAAGATATCAATTCTGCGGAGAGTATTGTATTTTCATCCTTCAATCCTCCTCCAAGCTATCGAAG GCTTGTTGGGGATTTGATATATCTGGATGTGGTAACATTGGAGGGCAACAAATATTGTATCACAGGATCAACAGAATTATTTTATGTCAATTCAAGCACAGGGAATGTCCTTGACCCAAGGCCTAGTAAAGCTACACATGAGGCAACCACATTGATAGGGCTCTTGCAAAAGATCAGCCCTAAGTTCAAAAAAG CTTTCCGTGAAATTCTGGAGAAGAAAGGCTCTGCCCATCCTTTTGAAAATGTTCAATCTCTGTTACCACCAAACTCATGGCTGGGACTGTATCCACTTCCTGGTAAAT ATCATAAACGTGACACAGCCAGAGCGGAGAATGCACTGAATCTTTCATATGGTAGTGAGCTGATTGGTATGCAAAGAGATTGGAATGAGGAATTGCAAGCTTGTCGGGATTTTCCTCACACAACTCCTCAAGAAAG GATTTTGAGGGATAGGGCTCTCTACAAGGTCACTTCCGACTTTGTTGATGCAGCAATAGGTGGTGCTATTGGAGTCATCAGCAGATGCATACCCCCAATAAATCCAACAGATCCAGAGTGTTTTCACAT GTATGTTCAGAACAATATATTCTTCAGTTTTGCTGTGGATGGGGACCTTGAGCAGCTACCCAAGAGACATGCATCAGACATTAATTCAAAGACCGAGAGCTGTTGTTCATCTTTTAAGTCATCTGAAAAGGGTTCCAAGAATTTGTTTCAAGGTAACAATGAAATTCCCAATGGGGAAAAATGTGACAAATCAACTGGAGTGGAATGTGTGGAGGAGGTGTCTCCTCAATCTTCTGCCGAGACACCAGTGATGGAGAGTGAGCAGGCGACGTATGCTTCTGCAAACAATGATCTAAAAGGCACGAAAGCATTCCAGGAAGCTGATGTAGCTGGAATTTATAATCTTGCCATGGCCATAATTGATTACAGGGGTCATAGAGTGGTAGCTCAG AGTGTTCTACCTGGTATCCTTCAAGGTGACAAGTCAGACTCCCTTCTTTATGGTTCTGTTGACAATGGCAAGAAAATATGTTGGAATGAAGACTTTCATTCGAAG GTACTAGAGGCTGCAAAAAGCCTTCATTTGAAGGAGCACACAGTCCTTGATGGATCTGGGAGTGTTCACAAATTAGCTGCACCAGTGGAATCCAAAGGTATTGTTGGAAGTGATGACAG GCATTATCTTCTGGATCTGATGAGAGTGACTCCTCGGGATGCTAACTATACTGGGCCTGGCTTTCGTTGTTGTATCTTAAGACCAGAGCTAGTCACTGCGTTTTGCCAG GCTGAAGCTGAGAAGATATCAAAACGCACATCTGAAGCAGAGGGAGCATCTGTTGTGGCCTCTGATTCTTCAAAAGTTGCTGGTGTTGATGAAGAGGTAGAAGCTGAGGTTATTGGAGCTACGTCTGACAACAATGGTCAG AAGGTAATCGAAGAAGGGAAGAGTGAGGCAGTTGAAGAATCTACTTCTGATCATGTTGGAAGTCTTGAATCATGCAAACAAATAAGTTTTAACCCTAATGTTTTCACCGAGTTTAAGTTGGCTGACAGTCAAGAG GAGATAGCTGCAGATGAAGAGAATGTGAGGAGAGCTAGTACACATCTGGCAAGTGTTGTGCTTCCAAAGTTTATACAAGATCTTTGCACGCTTGAAGTTTCACCTATGGATGGTCAAACATTAACCGATGCTCTCCATGCTCATGGAATTAATGTCCGCTACATCGCAAAA GTAGCTGAAGGGACCAAGCACTTTCCTCATCTATGGGATCTTTGTTCTAATGAGATTGTTGTTAGGTCGGCGAAGCACTTCCTTAAG GATGTTCTAAGGGATACGGAGGATCATGATCTTGGGCCTGCGATCTCTCATTTTTTCAACTGTTTATTTGGACATTGTCAAGCTGGTTCGATAAACTGTATCCAGCCAAGATCCCAAAAGAAA GACCAACCAGGCCATCAATCTTCAGGCAAGTCTTCCAGGGGACACACAAGGGGGAAAACAGGTGCAGCTGTGAGGAAGAATCTATCTTCATACGTGAATGTTAGCTCAGAATCTCTCTGGTCTGACATTAAAGAATTCGCAAAAGCGAAATATCAG TTTGATTTGCCAGAGGATGCTAAATCACGGGTGAAGAAAGTTTCAGTGATACGCAACCTTTGCCAGAAG ATGGGCATAAGCATTGCGGCGCACAAATATGATCTTAACGCTCCAACACCTTTCCAAACGTCGGATATCTTGAATCTTCAACCTGTGGTGAAGCATTCTATTCCAGTATGCTCAGAAGCTAAGGATCTTGTGGAAACGGGAAAAGTCCAATTGGCTGAG GGTATGCTTAGCGAGGCCTACACATTATTTTCCGAGGCATTTTCAATACTTCAACAG GTGACGGGGCCTATGCATAGAGAGGTTGCTAATTGCTGTCG GTATCTCGCCATGGTTTTGTATCACGCAGGAGACATGGCTGGGGCGATAATGCAACAGCACAAGGAACTGATTATAAATGAGCGATGCTTGGGATTGGACCATCCTGATACTGCTCACAG CTACGGGAATATGGCTCTATTCTATCATGGACTAAACCAAACAGAACTTGCACTACGGCATATGTCTCGCGCATTGCTCTTACTAAGTTTATCGTCAGGTCCAGATCACCCAGATATAGCTGCAACTTTCATAAATGTTGCAATGATGTATCAGGATATTAGTAAGATGGACACAGCTCTTCGTTATCTGCAAGAGGCTTTGAAAAAGAACGAGAGGCTTCTCGGTGAAGAGCACATTCAAACTGCTGTGTGCTATCATGCTCTTGCCATTTCCTTCAACTGCATGGGTGCCTTCAAGCTCTCTCACCAG CATGAAAAGAAGACGTACGATATACTTGTCAAGCAGCTTGGTGAGGAGGATTCGAGGACGAGGGATTCACAGAACTGGATGAAGACATTTAAGATGCGCGAACTTCAG ATGAATGCACAGAAGCAGAAAGGTCAGGTTTTGAATGCAGCTTCTGCTCAGAAGGCTATTGATATCTTAAAG GCCCATCCTGACCTGATACATGCATTCCAAGCCGCTGCTGGAGGATCTGCTAGTTCCAGTGCTTCTGTCAACAAATCTCGTAATGCGGCAATAATTGGTGACAACCTTCCAAGAGCCAAGGGAGTTGATGAAAGGGCAGCTCGTGCAGTAGCAGAAGTTAGGAAGAAAGCAGCAGCAAGGGGCCTCTTGATTCGTCCTCACGGTGTACCTGTTCAAGCTTTGCCTCCACTTACTCAGCTTCTTAACATCATCAACTCAGGGATGGTCCCTGATGCAGTTGAGAAAGAGGAAACAAATGTGTTACAGAAGGAAGGCACTAACGAGTCAAATGGCTCTGCTGACACCAAAAATGATCAATCAACAACAGGGCAACAAGATCAGTCCCCTGTTGGATTAGGTAAAGGCCTGGCTTCTCTGGAACCTAAAAAACAAAAGGCTAAACCTACGGCTTCATCATGA
- the LOC119998271 gene encoding clustered mitochondria protein-like isoform X2 gives MAGKSNKGRNRRGSSGSASNYAEPAVSSDASAKDNVSASEPTSVVANGVAGGEESVNCVPGGEESAIAKPEVEESETTNLTSQPKQGDLNLYPVPVKTQIGEKLELQLNPGDSVMDVRQFLLDAPETCFITCYDLFLHTKDGSTHHLEDYNEVSEVADITTGGCSLEMVAVLYDDRSIRAHVHRTRELLSLSTVHASLSTSLALQYETLLNKSPTSDAVRTEVPELDGLGFMEDVSGSLGKLLSSSSKDINSAESIVFSSFNPPPSYRRLVGDLIYLDVVTLEGNKYCITGSTELFYVNSSTGNVLDPRPSKATHEATTLIGLLQKISPKFKKAFREILEKKGSAHPFENVQSLLPPNSWLGLYPLPDHKRDTARAENALNLSYGSELIGMQRDWNEELQACRDFPHTTPQERILRDRALYKVTSDFVDAAIGGAIGVISRCIPPINPTDPECFHMYVQNNIFFSFAVDGDLEQLPKRHASDINSKTESCCSSFKSSEKGSKNLFQGNNEIPNGEKCDKSTGVECVEEVSPQSSAETPVMESEQATYASANNDLKGTKAFQEADVAGIYNLAMAIIDYRGHRVVAQSVLPGILQGDKSDSLLYGSVDNGKKICWNEDFHSKVLEAAKSLHLKEHTVLDGSGSVHKLAAPVESKGIVGSDDRHYLLDLMRVTPRDANYTGPGFRCCILRPELVTAFCQAEAEKISKRTSEAEGASVVASDSSKVAGVDEEVEAEVIGATSDNNGQKVIEEGKSEAVEESTSDHVGSLESCKQISFNPNVFTEFKLADSQEEIAADEENVRRASTHLASVVLPKFIQDLCTLEVSPMDGQTLTDALHAHGINVRYIAKVAEGTKHFPHLWDLCSNEIVVRSAKHFLKDVLRDTEDHDLGPAISHFFNCLFGHCQAGSINCIQPRSQKKDQPGHQSSGKSSRGHTRGKTGAAVRKNLSSYVNVSSESLWSDIKEFAKAKYQFDLPEDAKSRVKKVSVIRNLCQKMGISIAAHKYDLNAPTPFQTSDILNLQPVVKHSIPVCSEAKDLVETGKVQLAEGMLSEAYTLFSEAFSILQQVTGPMHREVANCCRYLAMVLYHAGDMAGAIMQQHKELIINERCLGLDHPDTAHSYGNMALFYHGLNQTELALRHMSRALLLLSLSSGPDHPDIAATFINVAMMYQDISKMDTALRYLQEALKKNERLLGEEHIQTAVCYHALAISFNCMGAFKLSHQHEKKTYDILVKQLGEEDSRTRDSQNWMKTFKMRELQMNAQKQKGQVLNAASAQKAIDILKAHPDLIHAFQAAAGGSASSSASVNKSRNAAIIGDNLPRAKGVDERAARAVAEVRKKAAARGLLIRPHGVPVQALPPLTQLLNIINSGMVPDAVEKEETNVLQKEGTNESNGSADTKNDQSTTGQQDQSPVGLGKGLASLEPKKQKAKPTASS, from the exons ATGGCTGGGAAATCTAATAAAGGGAGGAACCGGAGAGGTTCAAGTGGCTCTGCCAGTAATTATGCGGAACCAGCGGTCTCGTCTGATGCTTCTGCAAAGGATAATGTAAGTGCTTCAGAACCCACCAGCGTTGTTGCTAATGGGGTAGCAGGTGGGGAGGAATCAGTTAATTGCGTACCAGGTGGGGAAGAATCAGCTATTGCAAAGCCTGAAGTGGAAGAGTCGGAAACAACAAATTTGACCAGCCAACCAAAGCAAG GTGATCTTAATCTTTATCCTGTTCCTGTTAAAACACAGATCGGGGAGAAACTTGAGCTACAA TTAAACCCAGGAGATTCAGTAATGGATGTGAGACAGTTCCTTCTTGATGCTCCTGAAACATGTTTTATCACATGCTATGATTTATTCCTGCACACTAAGGATGGTTCAACTCATCATCTAGAAGATTACAATGAAGTTTCTGAAGTAGCTGATATCACAACTGGGGGTTGTTCCTTGGAGATGGTAGCAG TACTTTATGATGATAGATCTATCCGGGCTCATGTTCATCGCACAAGAGAATTGCTCTCGCTTTCCACAGTTCATGCCTCACTATCGACATCACTTGCATTGCAGTATGAGACGTTGCTAAATAAAAGTCCAACTTCAG ATGCCGTTAGAACAGAGGTCCCAGAGCTTGATGGCCTGGGCTTCATGGAAGATGTTTCTGGTTCACTTGGTAAATTGCTATCATCTTCTTCAAAAGATATCAATTCTGCGGAGAGTATTGTATTTTCATCCTTCAATCCTCCTCCAAGCTATCGAAG GCTTGTTGGGGATTTGATATATCTGGATGTGGTAACATTGGAGGGCAACAAATATTGTATCACAGGATCAACAGAATTATTTTATGTCAATTCAAGCACAGGGAATGTCCTTGACCCAAGGCCTAGTAAAGCTACACATGAGGCAACCACATTGATAGGGCTCTTGCAAAAGATCAGCCCTAAGTTCAAAAAAG CTTTCCGTGAAATTCTGGAGAAGAAAGGCTCTGCCCATCCTTTTGAAAATGTTCAATCTCTGTTACCACCAAACTCATGGCTGGGACTGTATCCACTTCCTG ATCATAAACGTGACACAGCCAGAGCGGAGAATGCACTGAATCTTTCATATGGTAGTGAGCTGATTGGTATGCAAAGAGATTGGAATGAGGAATTGCAAGCTTGTCGGGATTTTCCTCACACAACTCCTCAAGAAAG GATTTTGAGGGATAGGGCTCTCTACAAGGTCACTTCCGACTTTGTTGATGCAGCAATAGGTGGTGCTATTGGAGTCATCAGCAGATGCATACCCCCAATAAATCCAACAGATCCAGAGTGTTTTCACAT GTATGTTCAGAACAATATATTCTTCAGTTTTGCTGTGGATGGGGACCTTGAGCAGCTACCCAAGAGACATGCATCAGACATTAATTCAAAGACCGAGAGCTGTTGTTCATCTTTTAAGTCATCTGAAAAGGGTTCCAAGAATTTGTTTCAAGGTAACAATGAAATTCCCAATGGGGAAAAATGTGACAAATCAACTGGAGTGGAATGTGTGGAGGAGGTGTCTCCTCAATCTTCTGCCGAGACACCAGTGATGGAGAGTGAGCAGGCGACGTATGCTTCTGCAAACAATGATCTAAAAGGCACGAAAGCATTCCAGGAAGCTGATGTAGCTGGAATTTATAATCTTGCCATGGCCATAATTGATTACAGGGGTCATAGAGTGGTAGCTCAG AGTGTTCTACCTGGTATCCTTCAAGGTGACAAGTCAGACTCCCTTCTTTATGGTTCTGTTGACAATGGCAAGAAAATATGTTGGAATGAAGACTTTCATTCGAAG GTACTAGAGGCTGCAAAAAGCCTTCATTTGAAGGAGCACACAGTCCTTGATGGATCTGGGAGTGTTCACAAATTAGCTGCACCAGTGGAATCCAAAGGTATTGTTGGAAGTGATGACAG GCATTATCTTCTGGATCTGATGAGAGTGACTCCTCGGGATGCTAACTATACTGGGCCTGGCTTTCGTTGTTGTATCTTAAGACCAGAGCTAGTCACTGCGTTTTGCCAG GCTGAAGCTGAGAAGATATCAAAACGCACATCTGAAGCAGAGGGAGCATCTGTTGTGGCCTCTGATTCTTCAAAAGTTGCTGGTGTTGATGAAGAGGTAGAAGCTGAGGTTATTGGAGCTACGTCTGACAACAATGGTCAG AAGGTAATCGAAGAAGGGAAGAGTGAGGCAGTTGAAGAATCTACTTCTGATCATGTTGGAAGTCTTGAATCATGCAAACAAATAAGTTTTAACCCTAATGTTTTCACCGAGTTTAAGTTGGCTGACAGTCAAGAG GAGATAGCTGCAGATGAAGAGAATGTGAGGAGAGCTAGTACACATCTGGCAAGTGTTGTGCTTCCAAAGTTTATACAAGATCTTTGCACGCTTGAAGTTTCACCTATGGATGGTCAAACATTAACCGATGCTCTCCATGCTCATGGAATTAATGTCCGCTACATCGCAAAA GTAGCTGAAGGGACCAAGCACTTTCCTCATCTATGGGATCTTTGTTCTAATGAGATTGTTGTTAGGTCGGCGAAGCACTTCCTTAAG GATGTTCTAAGGGATACGGAGGATCATGATCTTGGGCCTGCGATCTCTCATTTTTTCAACTGTTTATTTGGACATTGTCAAGCTGGTTCGATAAACTGTATCCAGCCAAGATCCCAAAAGAAA GACCAACCAGGCCATCAATCTTCAGGCAAGTCTTCCAGGGGACACACAAGGGGGAAAACAGGTGCAGCTGTGAGGAAGAATCTATCTTCATACGTGAATGTTAGCTCAGAATCTCTCTGGTCTGACATTAAAGAATTCGCAAAAGCGAAATATCAG TTTGATTTGCCAGAGGATGCTAAATCACGGGTGAAGAAAGTTTCAGTGATACGCAACCTTTGCCAGAAG ATGGGCATAAGCATTGCGGCGCACAAATATGATCTTAACGCTCCAACACCTTTCCAAACGTCGGATATCTTGAATCTTCAACCTGTGGTGAAGCATTCTATTCCAGTATGCTCAGAAGCTAAGGATCTTGTGGAAACGGGAAAAGTCCAATTGGCTGAG GGTATGCTTAGCGAGGCCTACACATTATTTTCCGAGGCATTTTCAATACTTCAACAG GTGACGGGGCCTATGCATAGAGAGGTTGCTAATTGCTGTCG GTATCTCGCCATGGTTTTGTATCACGCAGGAGACATGGCTGGGGCGATAATGCAACAGCACAAGGAACTGATTATAAATGAGCGATGCTTGGGATTGGACCATCCTGATACTGCTCACAG CTACGGGAATATGGCTCTATTCTATCATGGACTAAACCAAACAGAACTTGCACTACGGCATATGTCTCGCGCATTGCTCTTACTAAGTTTATCGTCAGGTCCAGATCACCCAGATATAGCTGCAACTTTCATAAATGTTGCAATGATGTATCAGGATATTAGTAAGATGGACACAGCTCTTCGTTATCTGCAAGAGGCTTTGAAAAAGAACGAGAGGCTTCTCGGTGAAGAGCACATTCAAACTGCTGTGTGCTATCATGCTCTTGCCATTTCCTTCAACTGCATGGGTGCCTTCAAGCTCTCTCACCAG CATGAAAAGAAGACGTACGATATACTTGTCAAGCAGCTTGGTGAGGAGGATTCGAGGACGAGGGATTCACAGAACTGGATGAAGACATTTAAGATGCGCGAACTTCAG ATGAATGCACAGAAGCAGAAAGGTCAGGTTTTGAATGCAGCTTCTGCTCAGAAGGCTATTGATATCTTAAAG GCCCATCCTGACCTGATACATGCATTCCAAGCCGCTGCTGGAGGATCTGCTAGTTCCAGTGCTTCTGTCAACAAATCTCGTAATGCGGCAATAATTGGTGACAACCTTCCAAGAGCCAAGGGAGTTGATGAAAGGGCAGCTCGTGCAGTAGCAGAAGTTAGGAAGAAAGCAGCAGCAAGGGGCCTCTTGATTCGTCCTCACGGTGTACCTGTTCAAGCTTTGCCTCCACTTACTCAGCTTCTTAACATCATCAACTCAGGGATGGTCCCTGATGCAGTTGAGAAAGAGGAAACAAATGTGTTACAGAAGGAAGGCACTAACGAGTCAAATGGCTCTGCTGACACCAAAAATGATCAATCAACAACAGGGCAACAAGATCAGTCCCCTGTTGGATTAGGTAAAGGCCTGGCTTCTCTGGAACCTAAAAAACAAAAGGCTAAACCTACGGCTTCATCATGA